A genome region from Burkholderiales bacterium includes the following:
- a CDS encoding type II toxin-antitoxin system RelE/ParE family toxin, translating to MVWTVEFHPAARDDLAALDRPVQRRIRRFIDERLLKAEDPRRLGRPLTGPWAGHWKYRVGDWRMIARVRDERLIVYIVRVGHRREVYR from the coding sequence TTGGTCTGGACTGTTGAGTTTCATCCCGCGGCGCGGGACGATCTCGCGGCACTCGACAGACCAGTCCAGCGTCGCATCCGGCGCTTCATTGACGAAAGACTCCTCAAGGCGGAGGACCCGCGCAGGCTCGGCCGCCCGTTGACCGGCCCTTGGGCGGGTCACTGGAAGTATCGCGTGGGCGACTGGCGCATGATCGCCCGCGTGCGCGATGAGCGCCTCATTGTCTACATCGTGCGCGTTGGCCATCGCCGCGAGGTATACCGGTGA
- a CDS encoding DUF2905 domain-containing protein, which yields MQKWLITLGIVLLVLGLAWPLVTKLGLGRLPGDIEIKREGFTFYFPITTSILVSLVLTLILWIFRR from the coding sequence CACCCTCGGAATCGTGCTCCTCGTCCTCGGCCTTGCCTGGCCTCTGGTGACCAAGCTCGGGCTGGGCAGACTGCCGGGCGACATCGAGATCAAGCGCGAGGGATTCACCTTCTATTTCCCGATCACCACCAGCATCCTGGTGTCGCTGGTGCTGACGCTGATCCTGTGGATTTTCCGGCGCTGA